The following coding sequences are from one Triticum dicoccoides isolate Atlit2015 ecotype Zavitan chromosome 4A, WEW_v2.0, whole genome shotgun sequence window:
- the LOC119288938 gene encoding uncharacterized protein LOC119288938 has translation MQRHGGLQPELASVTATESPPHLHGSVGSWPSSSLPDLIPLPRPKPRPRRIRRLAKYLAREHLHGAEELLHAASAPVHFASAVSSTTPWPRPSKLGAPSPPARRRIDPAGNGHTGDLLRRDPAPPPPYSVRRRLRKPCAPSAGARCPVCLDPRPDPSTPGELRLPFPSLRPLKSRLAVPLLRARRDKSTAAVRGSWAR, from the exons ATGCAACGCCATGGAGGGTTGCAGCCCGAGCTCGCATCCGTCACCGCAACAGAGTCACCACCGCATCTCCACGGATCCGTCGGGTCTTGGCCATCCTCGTCGTTGCCGGACCTGATTCCTTTGCCTCGCCCGAAGCCGCGTCCTCGCAGGATCCGTCGCCTCGCCAAGTACCTCGCCAGAGAGCACCTCCATGGAGCCGAGGAGCTCCTGCACGCTGCCTCCGCCCCGGTGCACTTTGCCTCTGCCGTCTCCAGCACCACGCCATGGCCGCGCCCTTCGAAGCTTGGAGCTCCAAGTCCGCCAGCCCGCCGCCGCATTGATCCAGCAGGGAACGGGCACACCGGCGATCTCCTGCGACGGGATCCTG ctcctccgccgccctactccgttcGTCGCCGTCTCCGCAAGCCCTGCGCCCCTTCCGCCGGAGCACGCTGCCCCGTTTGCTTGGACCCGCGCCCGGACCCCTCCACCCCCGGCGAGCTCCGCCTCCCGTTCCCGTCGCTCCGGCCGCTCAAGTCCCGCCTCGCCGTGCCTCTGCTTCGTGCGCGCCGAGACAAGTCGACCGCTGCCGTACGCGGGTCGTGGGCGCGTTGA